In Fibrobacter sp., the genomic stretch ATATATGATCTTGTTTTGAGAGTGTCCTGAATAAGATCTGCATGCATTCCGGCATACATTCCGGCTTCTGATTTGAAATCTTTTGTCATGTCAAAAGACCACAGACACGGCATCACCATCACATTGTTCTCTGCGGCAATGGAGAAGATATCCTCCATATCGGAAAGAAAGTTTTCATCGAGGCCGGTAACAAAACCGTTTTCATCAAATTCCGGTGTTGACCTTCCATCACAATGGACCCACCACCGGACACAGTTTACACCGTAAGTCTTGCATTCCTGAAAGAATGTGGAGAAGAAGTCCCGGTCATAAAGCGGTCCCCACTCGTAATGTGTCCCGGCATCGGTACCAAAGGCGTTCCAGGGGACATTTATTCCGTTGATGTAGTAGTCTTTACCATTGTACTTGATGGTACCGGCAGGCTGGGCTGACACCGCAGCGATTGTAAAGAGAATCAAAACAGAAATGTTTCTTAAGATACGTATGGAATTCATTGCTGCTCCTTTATGCCTGTTTTCACAGGCTGACGCTTTCGGGGTGACGTGTGTTAGTTACAAGGCATACACTTACCTTTGTGTCGTTCCTGCGAAAGCAGAAACCCAGCCTTATACCATTGTAAATATAAAACAATTAGGAAGTCCAGTCAGAATCCTTCGGGAGAGCCGTGTGAATGAAAAGAGGAAAGGAGAAAAATTTGATGCAAAGACACAGAGAACGCTGTTAAAAAAGAAATCTCTGGCCCAGATCTCCTGTTTCTTCTTTATACTTTGGCACATCGTTGCGGACAAGAGGAAGAGTGACTGATTGTATGATCATCCCCATAACCAGCTTTGTCGCATCGATCAGATCACTTATTGAGACATATTCTGCCTCTGTCAGATTCTTCTTAAAGTTGCGGTTATGATAGTTTCCCAGTGGAATACTTATGGCTCCACAGGAATAACCAAACTGGTTAAACACCGTTCCCTCACACTGTCCGGCATCCATGAGTTTTCTCTGAAACCGGAAATTCTTGTCAAGTAGCTGGAGCGATTTTGCTGTGGAAACCATAAAATCAGTTATTGCAGGAGTAAAGACAGAGCGTGAGTCCCCGACTCTTATTACAACACCATCACCGATCCGGGCCCCAGGAAGTTCCCTGCTGGTTTCAACAGATATGGGTATTGCCCGGGAAGGAAGGGTCATGTGAGAGCAAAGGTATTTGGCACCATGGAGCCCAGCCTCTTCTGCGACAGTGAAAACTGCGCCGAAAGGGAGAGGCATTTTATATAAGCGCTCTATCACATCCAGAATTATTGCACACCCGATAAGGTCATCACAACTTCGTGAAAAGAGAATATCTTCTTCCACCCGAAAGGTATCAAAATTCCACATTCCTATGTTTCCTATTTCAGCAGGGCCTTCCATTTTCAATAATGCCCTTCTGGCATGTTCCTTTGATGCCTTGCTCCATGATATTGCTTCAGCTCTTACCTCACCATTTGAGGTGAAAAAGGTCACAGGTGCAGCCTTGAACCTTTCTGGATCCCATCCACCATAAAAGAGTGCTTCTGCAGTTCCATCCGGGTAGGTTTTTTCCAGGATAAAACCCGGATGATCAGTATGGGCGACAAAATACAGTGGTTTTGAATCTTTGCGATTTGGATGAATAATCAGATTTCCGAAATCATCTATCTTGAAAGGAACATTTCTCTTTTTACAGTAGTCGGCAATAAACTCCCGGACGTGATGCTCTCTGAATGGGGCTGTTGGGCAGGAGAGCAATCCTTTGATCGTTTCGAGTAGTGATTTTGGGATTTTTTCCGCTTCCATTTTACCTTCGTAACAGTTTTGAGATAGGTGATTTGGCGACTGTTTTTTACCTTTATACATGTTGATTTTAATATAGCATTTCTTGTGGTATCGGGTGAATCCTAAATTGCGAAGAAGGATTTCGAGAAACCATAATAACAGGTTTGTGATTTGCAGTGATAAAATTGCCGTAATCCGGTATTTCTGTGTTTTAGCTATGGAAAATAAAAAAGAAAAATCATCCGGGATATTTTCTTCAGCCTGGTTTTCCCTCAGAGGCCGGTATCTGTCTCCCTGGGAATTCCGTGTGAGGCTTCTGGTCTCTTTTTTACTTACCATTGCGGTGCTTATTCTCAGCCCTGCTTTATCAGAACTGTTTCCATCCCTGAGACTGTCATTTACCGGGGACATCTGGGTATTGCTTTTTGCTTCACTCCTTCTTTTTGTTCTGGGATTTCTTGTCCTTTTTAAAGGTACAGAAGCTGAACTCAAATCCAGGAAGCCAGGGATGATGGTTCTTTACCTGCTGGCAATTTCCGCTCTTTTTGTTTATAGTGTTATCGTTTTATTTAAGACGCCTGAAATTTCGCTTTTCTGGGAGATGGCGATTCTGATCGATATTTTTCTTGTCAGTGAGCGGGTACTTGATCCTCTTCCTTTGGCTTCCCGGAGAGAGGAATCCCGGATTGGTGTTTATCGGTTATCTGACCTGAGTTCATCACTGCTGACAATCGTAACGGTTTTCATCGCGGTGTTGAGCTTTATTATCTGGTATGTGATTCTCAGGAATGATTTCTCCTTTTGTTTTCAGAGGGCAGTATCGGTTCTGGTAATAGTTTCACCTCAGGCATTCAGTATATCTGCACTGCTTGTAATGACAATCTGCAATGCGAGACTTGCGGGCAGAGGAATAATGGTGGTAAGCAGTGAGGCACTGGAGCGTGCCCGCAGAATTGGAGCGGTTGTGTTCTCTAAAACCGGAATTCTTACCGAGGGAAGATACGGGGTAGCTGATATAGAGATATTCAATCCAGGGATGAGCAGGGATGATCTGGTCAAGTACGCAGCCAGTGTGGAGGTCCACTCGAAACATCCTGTGGCCCGGGGGGTAGTGGAGTTTGCGGGTGATGTTTTCCCCGTAACCGGTTACCGTCACATACCTGGCAGGGGAGTCATGGCAAAAGTGCAGAACAGACAGGTGCATGTTGTGACCTCCTCTTATCTTTCAGAGCACAAGATCCGTTTTGATGTGAACCGGCTTCAAAGGATGAAGCAGGGAGGGAGGACAGTGCTTTATGTGCTTATTGAAAACGAGGTTTACGGGGCGATTATCCTCTCCGATGTTATACGTGCTCAGTCGAGGACAGCAGTGAGCAGCCTGAAGGCTATGGGGGTAAAGGCATTTGGTTTGACTGCGGACAGCCGTTCGGTGATGTCTTTTATTTCCGGTGAGCTTCATCTTGACGGCTTTTTTGCTGATGTTTCTCCGGGAGAGAAGGTATCGAAGATACAGGAGGTGCAATACGGGGGGATCATTACTGCGATGATGGGAAAGGCACCGGAAGATGCAGAACCGCTTGCCCGGGCTGATATAAGTTGTCCGGCGGGTACTCAGAGTTCTGAGGCTTCCACCAGGGCAGATATGGTCTTTGTCAATATAAATCCACTCGATATGGTGACCATAATAAAGGCTTCAAAGTCCCTTCGCAGGAAGATACTTGAGAATCTGGGGTGGAGTTTTTTCTTTAATATGCTTGCCTTGCTGCTTGCCTCAGGGGCAATTCCCGCAGGGGTACATGTTAACCCTGTGGCGGCCTCACTTCTGATGGTGTTCAGTGTCCTTATTGTAATTCTCAATTCTCGAAGACTTGAGATCAACTGAGAGGT encodes the following:
- a CDS encoding HAD-IC family P-type ATPase — protein: MENKKEKSSGIFSSAWFSLRGRYLSPWEFRVRLLVSFLLTIAVLILSPALSELFPSLRLSFTGDIWVLLFASLLLFVLGFLVLFKGTEAELKSRKPGMMVLYLLAISALFVYSVIVLFKTPEISLFWEMAILIDIFLVSERVLDPLPLASRREESRIGVYRLSDLSSSLLTIVTVFIAVLSFIIWYVILRNDFSFCFQRAVSVLVIVSPQAFSISALLVMTICNARLAGRGIMVVSSEALERARRIGAVVFSKTGILTEGRYGVADIEIFNPGMSRDDLVKYAASVEVHSKHPVARGVVEFAGDVFPVTGYRHIPGRGVMAKVQNRQVHVVTSSYLSEHKIRFDVNRLQRMKQGGRTVLYVLIENEVYGAIILSDVIRAQSRTAVSSLKAMGVKAFGLTADSRSVMSFISGELHLDGFFADVSPGEKVSKIQEVQYGGIITAMMGKAPEDAEPLARADISCPAGTQSSEASTRADMVFVNINPLDMVTIIKASKSLRRKILENLGWSFFFNMLALLLASGAIPAGVHVNPVAASLLMVFSVLIVILNSRRLEIN